One window of the Haloarcula halobia genome contains the following:
- a CDS encoding M20 family metallopeptidase, translated as MTDAVASRLEARREALAETTLDLLAVDTQNPPGETAALASLVEDRFETLGLSTERLTVDPAKPNLLATLPGERDTTLLYNGHFDTVPYAAGEWTHDPLGEWVDDRLYGRGATDMKGQVAAMLETAAAFVETDTTPPVTLQFLFVSDEETGGPAGLESVLDQHDLSAAGCVIGETTCDSDRYAVTVADRGSIWLTLSATGRGAHGSRPMLGENAIDRLYGAVERIRTQFGDEPLALRRELRPIVEESVAYYEGTMGADVATDLFETPTVNLGVLEGGHSINSVPTQASARVDVRLTAGVDTSDLLARIRDCVDDCEGITIDDVGWSVGTYEPIDSPLPSAVAETAAAVTGECIYRRSATGGGDAKTFRNAGIPTVEFGVGTDTVHGVDEYITVEALVENATVYARLPEAFEAVLAG; from the coding sequence GTGACAGACGCGGTTGCATCCCGCCTCGAGGCGCGACGCGAGGCACTCGCGGAGACCACACTCGACCTCCTGGCGGTCGATACCCAGAACCCGCCGGGGGAGACGGCCGCGCTCGCGTCGCTCGTCGAGGACCGGTTCGAGACGCTGGGGCTGTCGACGGAGCGCCTGACCGTCGACCCGGCGAAGCCGAACCTGCTGGCGACACTGCCCGGCGAGCGCGACACCACACTGCTGTACAACGGCCACTTCGACACCGTCCCCTACGCCGCGGGCGAGTGGACACACGACCCGCTGGGCGAGTGGGTCGACGACAGACTCTACGGCCGGGGGGCGACCGACATGAAGGGGCAGGTCGCCGCGATGCTCGAGACGGCGGCGGCGTTCGTCGAGACGGACACGACACCGCCGGTGACCCTGCAGTTCCTCTTCGTCAGCGACGAGGAGACCGGCGGGCCGGCGGGACTGGAGTCCGTGCTCGACCAGCACGACCTGTCGGCGGCCGGCTGTGTCATCGGCGAGACGACCTGTGACAGCGACCGCTACGCGGTGACGGTGGCCGACCGGGGGAGCATCTGGCTGACCCTGTCGGCGACGGGCCGAGGCGCACACGGCTCGCGACCGATGCTCGGCGAGAACGCCATCGACCGCCTCTACGGCGCCGTCGAGCGCATCCGGACGCAGTTCGGCGACGAACCGCTCGCGTTGCGCCGGGAACTGCGCCCCATCGTCGAGGAATCGGTCGCCTACTACGAGGGGACGATGGGCGCCGACGTCGCGACCGACCTGTTCGAGACGCCGACGGTGAACCTGGGGGTCCTCGAGGGCGGGCACAGCATCAACAGCGTACCCACACAGGCCAGCGCCCGCGTCGACGTCCGCCTGACGGCCGGCGTGGACACGAGCGACCTGCTCGCGCGCATCCGCGACTGCGTCGACGACTGTGAGGGCATCACCATCGACGACGTCGGCTGGAGCGTCGGCACGTACGAACCGATAGACAGCCCGCTCCCCAGCGCCGTCGCCGAGACGGCAGCCGCGGTCACGGGCGAGTGTATCTACCGGCGGAGCGCCACGGGCGGCGGCGACGCCAAGACGTTCCGCAACGCGGGCATCCCGACGGTGGAGTTCGGCGTCGGCACCGACACCGTCCACGGCGTCGACGAGTACATCACGGTCGAGGCGCTCGTCGAGAACGCGACCGTCTACGCGCGATTGCCGGAGGCCTTCGAAGCCGTGCTGGCTGGCTGA
- the trxA gene encoding thioredoxin, producing the protein MSNDESLDEIREKKRQELQTGTENESGAASPSEPVQINSVEELDEAVDEYDIVLTDFYADWCGPCKMIAPTVAEIAAETDVAVAKVDVDANQQLAAQYGVRGVPTLVLFADGQQVEEVVGVKGKDALLSLIQRYQ; encoded by the coding sequence ATGAGCAACGACGAGTCACTCGATGAGATCCGAGAGAAGAAGCGACAGGAACTGCAGACCGGTACCGAAAACGAGTCTGGTGCGGCGTCACCGTCCGAACCGGTACAGATCAACTCGGTCGAGGAGCTGGACGAGGCGGTCGACGAATACGACATCGTCCTCACGGACTTCTACGCGGACTGGTGTGGTCCGTGCAAGATGATAGCGCCGACCGTGGCGGAGATAGCCGCGGAGACGGACGTCGCCGTCGCCAAGGTAGACGTCGATGCCAACCAGCAACTCGCCGCCCAGTACGGGGTCCGCGGCGTCCCGACCCTGGTGCTGTTCGCCGACGGTCAACAGGTCGAAGAGGTTGTCGGGGTCAAGGGCAAGGACGCGCTGCTGTCGCTCATCCAGCGATACCAGTGA